The Candidatus Hydrogenedentota bacterium genome has a window encoding:
- the nadE gene encoding NAD(+) synthase, translating into MRLVRIGAAAISVKVGDFAWNTGRLRAAIEAAREQGVHLLVTPELGISGYSLEDRISWPDIARHSWANLVELAESCKDIAVFAGLPVRIGALTYNAAALIAAGRVQGLVLKKHLPMYSIFYESRNYTKWEGGVTRINGVPAGDLVFDLPFGMVSAEICEDLWSPSSPAHERVRAGAEIICNPSASPFLPGKNEERKRLITQSAGSLKSVYAYANLLGCDNSRLVFDGGGIIADPEGVVAAGPILSEQSWTLTTGVVDLENLARLRGENTTWREGAAGKQTGAVEIVQVSGLPFSQAPVADFADALPRSFYVADPAPRERSRNPALDQLFDALSLGLRDYFEKVGAFERMLIALSGGRDSALCLLIAVQAAKWLKEGDATSDFARRVSAIYLPNAKYSSQATEKAARALAEELGVPFKLASIDAESKIALEKQEEILGASSAIHPLAKQNLQARVRGAMMLNWANSAAGLVLVTSNLSEMAVGYSTTGGDNQGGYSPIANVPKTLVSELLAYIADRDGIRSLKDILAIPPSAELAANQTDEEDLMPYAVLDDLLYLYARRRMSLADCWRVACKRHPDRDPEQMRAWTSDFARRFAANQWKRDQHPVALKVMDLDLDPKTGFRFPVTQSIQYELDDLAAARLR; encoded by the coding sequence ATGCGACTAGTCCGGATCGGAGCCGCCGCCATCTCCGTGAAAGTGGGGGATTTCGCCTGGAACACCGGGCGGCTGCGCGCCGCCATTGAGGCCGCCCGCGAACAGGGCGTCCATCTCCTGGTCACCCCCGAGCTCGGCATCTCGGGCTACAGCCTGGAAGACCGAATCAGCTGGCCCGACATCGCGCGACACAGCTGGGCGAACCTCGTCGAACTCGCCGAATCCTGCAAGGACATTGCCGTATTCGCCGGCCTCCCCGTCCGCATCGGCGCGCTGACCTACAACGCCGCCGCGCTCATCGCCGCCGGGCGCGTACAGGGCCTCGTGCTCAAGAAGCACCTGCCCATGTACAGCATCTTCTACGAAAGCCGCAACTACACGAAGTGGGAGGGAGGCGTCACCCGGATTAACGGCGTGCCCGCCGGCGACCTCGTATTCGACCTCCCCTTCGGCATGGTCTCCGCCGAAATCTGCGAGGACCTCTGGTCCCCGTCTTCGCCCGCACACGAACGCGTCCGCGCCGGCGCCGAAATCATCTGCAACCCCAGCGCCTCGCCCTTTCTGCCGGGCAAGAACGAAGAGCGCAAGCGCCTCATCACCCAGAGCGCCGGCAGCCTCAAATCCGTCTACGCCTACGCCAATCTACTCGGCTGCGACAACAGCCGGCTTGTCTTCGACGGCGGCGGGATCATCGCCGATCCCGAAGGCGTCGTCGCCGCCGGCCCCATCCTCTCGGAGCAATCCTGGACCCTCACCACCGGCGTCGTCGACCTCGAAAACCTCGCGCGCCTCCGCGGCGAAAACACCACCTGGCGCGAAGGCGCCGCCGGAAAACAAACCGGCGCCGTCGAAATTGTGCAGGTCTCCGGCCTGCCCTTCTCCCAGGCCCCCGTCGCAGATTTTGCGGACGCCCTGCCGAGAAGCTTTTACGTCGCCGATCCCGCCCCGCGCGAGCGTTCCCGCAACCCCGCCCTCGACCAGCTCTTCGATGCGCTCTCCCTCGGCCTTCGCGACTACTTCGAAAAGGTGGGCGCCTTCGAGCGCATGCTAATCGCCCTTTCCGGCGGGCGCGACAGCGCGCTCTGCCTACTCATCGCCGTCCAGGCCGCGAAATGGCTCAAGGAAGGCGACGCCACTTCGGACTTCGCCCGGCGCGTGAGCGCCATCTACCTGCCCAACGCGAAATACAGCTCCCAGGCCACGGAAAAGGCCGCGCGCGCCCTCGCCGAGGAACTCGGCGTCCCCTTCAAGCTCGCCAGTATCGACGCGGAATCGAAAATCGCCCTCGAAAAACAGGAGGAGATCCTCGGCGCGTCTTCCGCGATTCACCCCCTGGCCAAACAGAACCTCCAGGCTCGGGTCCGCGGAGCCATGATGCTCAACTGGGCCAACAGCGCGGCCGGGCTCGTCCTCGTCACCTCCAACCTCAGCGAGATGGCCGTCGGATACAGCACCACCGGCGGTGACAACCAGGGCGGCTACTCGCCGATCGCAAACGTGCCCAAAACCCTCGTCTCCGAGCTCCTCGCCTATATCGCCGATCGCGATGGCATCCGTTCACTCAAGGACATCCTCGCCATTCCGCCCAGCGCCGAACTCGCCGCCAACCAGACCGACGAAGAGGACCTCATGCCCTACGCCGTCCTGGACGACCTCCTTTACCTCTACGCCCGCCGCCGCATGTCCCTGGCCGACTGCTGGCGCGTCGCCTGCAAGCGCCACCCGGATCGCGACCCCGAGCAAATGCGCGCCTGGACCAGCGACTTCGCCCGCCGCTTCGCCGCAAACCAGTGGAAACGCGACCAGCACCCCGTCGCACTCAAGGTGATGGACCTCGATCTTGACCCGAAAACAGGCTTCCGTTTCCCCGTAACCCAGAGCATACAATACGAACTCGACGACCTGGCCGCCGCGCGCCTGCGCTGA
- a CDS encoding SDR family NAD(P)-dependent oxidoreductase has translation MLLAGKNAIVTGAGRGIGRAIALALAEQGCNIAETARTDR, from the coding sequence GTGCTGCTGGCGGGGAAGAACGCGATTGTCACCGGCGCGGGGCGCGGAATCGGCCGGGCGATCGCGCTGGCCCTTGCGGAGCAGGGTTGCAACATCGCGGAAACAGCACGGACGGACCGTTAA
- a CDS encoding YihY family inner membrane protein, translated as MDIQPYIERARAACERARASYARCHQYVSHDIWHIGKPGEAIPEGFLVKQLRVGILLFKGMFEESLLLRASALTFTTLLFLVPFLVFMFSFIQTFNLGDHIYGQVSDWIDGHITKAMEVVQVVKGGEEDGEPAPADLYESPEPVIPRAESEGDPATAQAANAAIAVEGGDAVDAPEGGDSIPTEDDQQLVNDILKTMFPTMTVDMDEGEYFDPVGFLVGMVEERATDVRTLGLTGLMYVLITVLGLMRNVEWAFNQIWGVSETRKLLRTLSDYVMITLLLPVVAAVMLGITAALTTNESLGSLSIVLRGSQVLIISLTFALLYYFVPNTTVQPRCALAGGLLAGIAWTATAWAYVTFNVGLAKYTFFFSAFALVPMLLAWIYVSWAILLFGALVTFAYQNEKTFALERLAGKASFAYREAVAVRIMIAMARRYAAGQPALSAADMAESWNVPTRLVHDALETLSKAGLVSVCATEPATYLPSRAADTIAVVEVLNALREAGEDPSALRSEDAYEDVYAALGAPGTDIRSATIAGLAAREA; from the coding sequence ATGGACATTCAACCGTATATCGAGCGCGCGCGGGCGGCTTGCGAGCGCGCGCGGGCGTCGTACGCGCGGTGCCACCAGTACGTGAGCCACGACATCTGGCATATTGGCAAGCCGGGCGAGGCGATCCCCGAGGGCTTCCTGGTAAAACAGCTGCGGGTCGGGATACTGCTGTTCAAGGGCATGTTCGAGGAGTCCTTGCTGCTGCGGGCTTCGGCGCTGACGTTTACGACGCTGCTGTTTCTCGTGCCGTTTCTGGTGTTCATGTTCTCATTTATCCAGACCTTTAACCTGGGGGATCACATCTACGGGCAGGTATCGGACTGGATCGACGGCCACATCACAAAGGCGATGGAGGTGGTTCAGGTGGTAAAGGGCGGGGAAGAGGACGGCGAGCCCGCCCCCGCCGATCTGTATGAATCGCCCGAGCCCGTCATTCCCCGCGCGGAATCGGAGGGCGATCCGGCCACCGCGCAAGCCGCAAATGCCGCCATTGCCGTGGAGGGCGGGGACGCCGTGGACGCCCCGGAGGGCGGGGACTCGATCCCGACGGAGGATGACCAGCAACTGGTGAACGATATCTTGAAGACGATGTTCCCCACGATGACCGTGGACATGGACGAAGGGGAATACTTTGATCCGGTTGGGTTCCTCGTGGGCATGGTGGAGGAGCGGGCGACGGACGTGCGTACGCTGGGGCTTACGGGCCTGATGTACGTATTGATTACGGTGCTCGGGCTGATGCGAAACGTGGAGTGGGCGTTCAACCAGATCTGGGGGGTATCGGAAACCCGGAAACTCCTGCGCACCCTGAGCGATTACGTGATGATTACGCTGCTGCTTCCCGTGGTCGCTGCGGTGATGCTCGGCATCACGGCGGCGCTGACAACGAACGAATCGCTGGGTTCGCTCTCCATCGTGTTGCGGGGCAGCCAGGTGCTTATCATCTCGTTGACGTTTGCCCTGCTCTATTATTTTGTGCCGAACACCACGGTTCAGCCGCGTTGCGCGCTGGCGGGCGGCTTGCTCGCGGGCATTGCCTGGACGGCGACGGCGTGGGCGTATGTGACGTTCAACGTGGGCCTCGCGAAGTACACGTTTTTCTTTTCGGCGTTTGCCCTGGTGCCCATGTTGCTCGCGTGGATTTATGTGAGTTGGGCAATTCTGCTTTTCGGGGCGCTGGTGACGTTTGCGTATCAGAACGAGAAGACGTTCGCGCTGGAGCGGCTGGCGGGGAAGGCGAGCTTCGCGTACCGCGAGGCGGTGGCGGTGCGCATCATGATCGCGATGGCGCGGCGCTATGCGGCCGGGCAACCGGCCCTGTCGGCGGCGGACATGGCGGAGTCGTGGAACGTGCCCACGCGGCTGGTGCACGACGCGCTGGAGACCTTGTCGAAGGCCGGGCTTGTTTCGGTGTGCGCGACGGAGCCGGCGACGTATCTGCCCAGCCGTGCGGCGGACACCATTGCGGTGGTGGAGGTGTTAAACGCGCTGCGCGAGGCGGGCGAAGATCCGTCGGCCCTGCGCAGCGAGGACGCCTACGAGGATGTGTATGCGGCGCTGGGCGCGCCCGGAACGGATATACGTTCGGCGACGATCGCCGGGCTTGCGGCCCGGGAGGCCTGA